A DNA window from Spirochaetales bacterium contains the following coding sequences:
- a CDS encoding DUF4197 domain-containing protein, which produces MNNSVGRFFVFIVCVSVFSFLAASCVGIPDKVGDLIPGGASKEKKLDEKTIIAGLKEALEIGTKKAVEIVSKKNGYFKNKEIFIPLPKDLNDVAKKLRSIGFKKDVDKFIEDMNHAAEKAAEGAVDIFVDAIKKMTMKDARKILEGADDEATRYFEDKTRKKLYDVFFPVVKKAMDKLGVTKLYKFLIDTYNGIPGVKKVKYDLDAYITNRALDGLFLMLSKEEKKIRKDPAARVTELLKKVFGSL; this is translated from the coding sequence ATGAACAATTCGGTCGGGAGATTTTTTGTTTTTATTGTTTGCGTCAGCGTTTTCTCGTTTTTGGCAGCCTCGTGTGTGGGTATTCCGGATAAGGTCGGCGACCTTATACCGGGGGGAGCATCGAAGGAGAAAAAGCTGGATGAAAAAACGATCATCGCGGGTCTCAAGGAAGCCCTTGAAATCGGGACAAAAAAAGCGGTCGAGATCGTTTCCAAAAAAAACGGCTATTTTAAAAACAAGGAAATATTCATTCCGCTCCCGAAGGATCTGAACGATGTGGCGAAAAAGCTGCGTTCCATCGGTTTTAAAAAGGATGTGGACAAGTTTATCGAGGATATGAACCATGCCGCGGAAAAGGCGGCGGAAGGGGCGGTCGATATATTCGTCGACGCGATAAAAAAGATGACGATGAAAGACGCGAGAAAAATACTGGAAGGCGCCGATGATGAGGCGACGAGGTATTTTGAAGACAAAACGAGGAAGAAACTCTATGATGTGTTCTTTCCCGTTGTCAAAAAGGCGATGGACAAACTGGGGGTGACGAAATTGTACAAATTTCTCATCGACACCTATAACGGGATTCCGGGCGTAAAAAAGGTTAAATACGACCTCGACGCATATATAACGAACAGGGCGCTTGATGGTCTTTTCCTGATGCTTTCCAAAGAGGAGAAGAAGATAAGAAAAGATCCCGCGGCACGGGTCACGGAACTCCTGAAAAAGGTATTCGGAAGTCTCTGA
- a CDS encoding DUF389 domain-containing protein: MKTEKNKEKEKEEKQKEQDEKNELVTAISGEKEKEKKKGFFSHLAARVKEENGGFLKKGPGGLIDEYRLYKSRKGQVIQKYEAYETVVSGATDTVEFYVLLILSCLIATAGLYLDSPAVIIGAMIVAPLMGPLFGFSAGMLWGSGKVLREAVTTLFKGTVLVVGVTAAMSFFIPGISVTGEMLSRIKPSFFDVMVALCCGLIGAYAFVNKRVSSAIPGVAISVALMPPLCTVGIGIGLRNWDMAKGASLLYGINLTGISLAALVVFYLVRLHPKAEDEGEFLKARVRAIGQVIVSLIIICLISVPLVYFAVDAIQSGLDREVVYSSVHELMPDDRIYSLNVKKEDPMQVEIILLHRQGMPPVDPVLVEKSIQEGLGRNIRLTVYSIGECTPVEAEKEEAVIGAADDR; encoded by the coding sequence ATGAAAACGGAAAAAAACAAGGAAAAGGAAAAAGAAGAAAAACAGAAGGAACAGGATGAAAAAAACGAGCTGGTCACCGCTATTTCCGGAGAAAAGGAAAAGGAGAAGAAGAAAGGTTTTTTCTCGCACCTGGCTGCCCGGGTGAAGGAGGAAAACGGCGGTTTCCTCAAAAAGGGTCCGGGAGGGCTTATCGACGAATACCGACTGTATAAAAGCAGGAAGGGACAGGTGATCCAGAAGTATGAGGCATACGAAACCGTCGTCTCCGGCGCCACGGATACGGTCGAGTTTTATGTGCTTCTCATCCTCTCGTGCCTTATCGCAACGGCGGGACTCTATCTCGATTCGCCGGCCGTCATTATCGGCGCGATGATCGTCGCCCCGCTTATGGGGCCGCTGTTCGGATTTTCCGCGGGGATGCTCTGGGGATCGGGGAAAGTGCTGCGCGAAGCCGTAACCACCCTTTTCAAGGGGACGGTCCTCGTCGTCGGGGTGACCGCGGCAATGTCCTTTTTCATTCCCGGTATCTCCGTCACCGGGGAGATGCTTTCGCGAATCAAACCTTCGTTTTTCGACGTTATGGTGGCGCTTTGCTGCGGGTTGATCGGCGCGTACGCCTTTGTTAACAAACGGGTCTCGTCGGCCATTCCGGGTGTGGCGATTTCGGTCGCCCTGATGCCTCCGCTGTGTACGGTGGGGATCGGCATCGGTCTCAGAAACTGGGATATGGCAAAAGGGGCGTCCCTTCTATACGGGATCAACCTTACCGGGATCTCGCTCGCCGCCCTCGTCGTCTTTTACCTTGTCCGGCTTCATCCGAAGGCGGAGGACGAAGGAGAGTTTTTGAAAGCGAGGGTACGGGCGATAGGACAGGTAATCGTATCCCTCATTATCATCTGTCTGATTTCGGTCCCCCTTGTTTATTTCGCCGTCGATGCCATACAATCGGGGCTGGACCGGGAGGTTGTTTATTCTTCCGTCCATGAATTGATGCCGGATGACAGGATATATTCATTGAATGTGAAAAAGGAGGATCCGATGCAGGTGGAAATCATCCTTCTTCACAGACAGGGGATGCCCCCCGTCGATCCCGTTCTGGTTGAAAAATCGATTCAGGAGGGTCTGGGGAGGAATATCCGGTTGACCGTTTATTCGATCGGGGAATGCACGCCGGTTGAAGCCGAAAAAGAAGAAGCGGTCATCGGCGCAGCGGATGACCGTTGA
- a CDS encoding TIGR00730 family Rossman fold protein: protein MKKKNGKVHEDHELLKFKKRDETDFTQTDPWRVLRILGEFVEGFDALSGLGPAISIFGSARLKKEDRYWQEAAKTAEMLSDAGLSVITGGGPGIMEAGNFGGFKGASTSVGCNIELPFEQEPNRYQDIDISFRYFFVRKLMFVKYSVGYVIFPGGFGTLDELFESLTLIQTEKIKPFPVALHGKEYWKGLLEWIKETLLGHGCISPEDIGRFVLTDTPDETVSYIVDFCKKHKYL from the coding sequence ATGAAGAAGAAAAACGGGAAGGTGCATGAAGACCACGAACTTCTCAAATTCAAGAAACGGGATGAAACGGATTTTACCCAGACCGATCCGTGGCGGGTTTTACGGATACTCGGTGAGTTTGTCGAGGGATTCGACGCGTTGTCCGGTCTTGGGCCCGCGATTTCCATTTTCGGTTCCGCGCGGCTTAAAAAAGAAGACCGCTACTGGCAGGAGGCGGCAAAAACGGCGGAGATGCTTTCGGACGCGGGGCTGTCGGTCATTACCGGCGGGGGACCGGGCATCATGGAAGCGGGAAATTTCGGGGGATTCAAGGGAGCCTCAACCTCGGTGGGGTGCAATATCGAACTTCCGTTCGAACAGGAGCCGAACAGGTATCAGGATATCGATATAAGTTTTCGGTATTTTTTTGTCCGTAAACTCATGTTCGTGAAATATTCCGTGGGCTATGTGATTTTCCCCGGCGGGTTCGGAACACTTGACGAACTTTTCGAATCGCTTACCCTTATCCAGACGGAAAAGATAAAACCTTTTCCCGTCGCCCTCCACGGGAAAGAGTACTGGAAAGGGCTTTTAGAATGGATAAAGGAAACATTGCTCGGACACGGCTGCATATCCCCTGAAGATATCGGGCGCTTTGTTTTGACCGATACCCCGGATGAAACGGTCTCCTATATCGTCGATTTCTGTAAAAAACACAAGTATCTTTGA